Genomic segment of Acidobacteriota bacterium:
GATTCCGCCAAGCTCCTTGACCAGCTATCCCTCGAAGGATGTGGTTTTGACACTGTCCCGTTCATTTGGACGCGAGTTGAGCGCCGGAGCAGCGCCGTCACGGCGGCACGAATCCTTTACCGACGCTATCGCATCCTCGCCGCACCCGGCACCGGCTTTGGCGAGAACGGTCAGGGATACCTTCGCTTCTCCCTGACTGCCGGCCGCAAGGCATACCTTGACGCCGCTGCCCGCGTAAGGCGAAGAACAAAACTGCTGCATCCCCGGGAGCCTGAGCTATGAAGGATCTGCTGCGCCTGTGCGGGCTTTCCTTTTACGGCTATCACGGCGTCAGCACAGCCGAAAAGGAGACGGGACGCGTCTTCGAGGTCGACTGCGAGCTGGAAATGGACCTGGCCGAAGCCGGGCATTCCGACCGGCTGGCCGACACCGTCGATTACGGTCGCGTCTATGGCCTGATACGAGACACTGTGGAAGGAAAAGCATACTCCCTCATGGAGACATTGGCCGGAGAACTGGCGGCGAAGTTGCTTGACAGCTTCCCCGTATACCGAGTAACTTTGAAGGTCCGCAAGTTGCACCCGCCGCTTGCCGGACAGGTCAGGTACATTGAAGTGGAGGTTACGCGACACCAGGGAGATACGGCCAAGCTGACCGGGTGGGATGCCTCGGAGCCGTAAGGAATCACCATGGCAGAAACCGTTTACATTCTTCTGGGATCCAACGTCGGCGATCGCGAAAAATGTCTCCGGACAGCGCTTAAGCGCCTGGAGTCGCTTGAAGGTATGGAGGTCGTCGCCGTCTCGGCCGTGTACGTCTCTCCCGCCGAGGATATGGAGGAGGGCACCCCGGCCTTTCTCAATCAGGTGATCAAAGGCGAATACAGTTACTCGCCGTACGAACTGCTGC
This window contains:
- the folB gene encoding dihydroneopterin aldolase, which gives rise to MKDLLRLCGLSFYGYHGVSTAEKETGRVFEVDCELEMDLAEAGHSDRLADTVDYGRVYGLIRDTVEGKAYSLMETLAGELAAKLLDSFPVYRVTLKVRKLHPPLAGQVRYIEVEVTRHQGDTAKLTGWDASEP